In Macadamia integrifolia cultivar HAES 741 chromosome 13, SCU_Mint_v3, whole genome shotgun sequence, one DNA window encodes the following:
- the LOC122059135 gene encoding calmodulin-binding transcription activator 4-like, with translation MQSGFDINELVQEAQNRWLKPAEVLFILQNHENHQIMEEAPQNPSSGSLFLFNKRVLRFFRRDGHTWRKKKDGRTVGEAHERLKVGNAEALNCYYAHGDQNPSFQRRSYWMLDPCRIVKRASR, from the exons ATGCAATCTG GGTTTGATATTAATGAGTTGGTTCAAGAAGCTCAAAACCGCTGGTTGAAGCCCGCTGAAGTACTCTTTATTCTACAAAATCATGAGAATCATCAGATCATGGAGGAGGCCCCTCAGAACCCATCTA GTGGGTCTTTGTTCCTCTTCAACAAGAGGGTCCTTCGATTTTTTCGTAGAGATGGTCATACGTGgcgaaaaaaaaaggatgggagAACTGTTGGGGAAGCACATGAACGGCTTAAG GTTGGGAATGCTGAAGCTTTGAATTGTTATTATGCACATGGAGATCAAAATCCCAGTTTTCAGAGGCGAAGCTATTGGATGCTTGATCC TTGTAGAATTGTTAAAAGGGCTTCTAGATAA
- the LOC122058783 gene encoding 18.2 kDa class I heat shock protein-like, translating to MSMIPNIFGGRRSNIFDPFSQELWDPFEGFPFNNNNSLTSIPNSARETSAVASARIDWKETPQAHVFQADLPGLKKEEVKVEVEEGKVLQISGERSREQEEKTDKWHRVERSSGKFVRRFRLPENTKMDQVNASMENGVLTVTVPKEEVKRPEVKTIEISG from the coding sequence ATGTCGATGATTCCAAACATTTTCGGCGGTCGGCGAAGCAACATTTTCGATCCATTCTCACAGGAACTCTGGGATCCATTCGAGGGCTTCcccttcaacaacaacaactcgcTCACTTCCATCCCCAATTCTGCTCGTGAAACATCCGCGGTGGCCAGTGCTCGCATCGACTGGAAGGAGACCCCTCAGGCTCACGTGTTTCAGGCCGATCTCCCAGGGCTGAAGAAGGAGGAGGTGAAAGTAGAGGTGGAGGAGGGGAAAGTCCTCCAGATCAGCGGTGAGAGGAGCAGAGAGCAGGAAGAGAAGACAGATAAGTGGCACCGCGTGGAGAGGAGCAGCGGAAAGTTCGTGAGGCGATTCAGGTTGCCTGAGAACACCAAGATGGATCAAGTGAATGCCAGCATGGAGAACGGTGTGCTCACTGTCACAGTCCCTAAGGAGGAGGTGAAAAGGCCCGAGGTTAAGACCATCGAGATCTCCGGTTAG
- the LOC122059280 gene encoding uncharacterized protein LOC122059280 isoform X3, translating into MEAPCVADFPPDITAPSTNTDVLVPSLDYRFPSDDAWYGVSLFLQGETLTVKYNDFSPEEDDHFSASDFKTLADIHTFKNRFRPASVQLQDHQCSQVIQGMLVCVSYTYSEDDIRFYDALVDTVDYKKHNYVNGEEECSCEFKVLWRHGPLDGIHTRTNIGSICKIQSGDVEKNTTLESFLKILREKLFMVSPSILSTPRSSVSVRKDNSDETHGSPASPVQHKQSATSCTSKGRGKRHSIQTTTTPRTYKGSISFCGGEMGEDMDLGGEPLSMKTEDTGNFHFILVENMEKNLSPLAVVDFIYRHTSVLTHAYVFPSSSPEPYTRGAIVADSRGKLEKINEFLHDPAHIIMSSRGRIKDCFGISENLCEERVPLRWSIASMTTLFCTLMVFERPWVMSEKMLRHGEFQTSFGGTMLKSEII; encoded by the exons ATGGAAGCTCCCTGTGTCGCTGATTTTCCTCCCGACATTACTGCTCCTTCTACCAACACCGACGTTCTAGtcccttccctggattaccgtTTCCCCTCCGATGATGCCTGGTATGGTGTTAGTTTGTTTCTCCAGGGAGAGACCCTTACCGTCAAATACAACGATTTCTCCCCAGAAGAAGATGACCATTTCTCTGCTTCTGATTTCAAGACCCTCGCAGATATCCATACCTTCAAGAACCGTTTCCGCCCCGCGTCGGTTCAGTTGCAGGACCACCAGTGCTCTCAAGTCATCCAAGGGATGTTGGTGTGTGTCTCTTATACCTATTCAGAGGATGACATTCGCTTCTACGACGCCTTAGTCGACACC GTGGATTATAAAAAACACAATTATGTTAATGGGGAAGAGGAATGCTCATGTGAGTTTAAGGTTTTATGGCGTCATGGCCCTCTTGATGGGATACATACACGAACTAACATTGGAAGTATTTGCAAAATCCAATCTGGAGATGTAGAAAAGAATACTACATTGGAATCTTTTTTGAAGATATTAAGAGAAAAACTGTTCATGGTTTCACCCAGCATTTTGTCCACACCCAGAAGTAGTGTTTCAGTGCGTAAAGATAATTCTGATGAAACTCATGGCTCACCAGCCTCACCTGTTCAACACAAACAAAGTGCAACTAGTTGTACAAGTAAAGGGCGG GGGAAAAGACATAGCATACAAACTACGACTACACCACGAACGTATAAAG GGAGCATTAGTTTCTGTGGAGGAGAGATGGGAGAAGATATGGACTTGGGCGGTGAACCTTTGTCAATGAAGACAGAAGATACAgggaattttcattttattctgGTTGAAAATATGGAAAAGAATCTATCCCCCTTAGCAGTTGTGGATTTCATATATAGACATACTTCTGTATTGACTCATGCTTATGTGTTTCCAAGTTCGTCACCGGAACCATATACAAGAGGAGCTATTGTTGCGGATAGCAGAGGGAAACTTGAAAAGATAAATGAATTTCTGCATGACCCTGCTCACATCATCATGTCATCAAGGGGAAG AATCAAAGATTGCTTTGGGATATCAGAGAACTTATGTGAAGAGAGAGTTCCATTACGCTGGTCTATTGCATCCATGACTACATTATTTTGCACCTTAATGGTGTTTGAAAG ACCATGGGTGATGTCTGAGAAGATGTTGAGACACGGAGAATTTCAGACCTCATTTGGGGGTACAATGTTGAAATCTGAG ATCATCTAA
- the LOC122059280 gene encoding uncharacterized protein LOC122059280 isoform X4, which translates to MEAPCVADFPPDITAPSTNTDVLVPSLDYRFPSDDAWYGVSLFLQGETLTVKYNDFSPEEDDHFSASDFKTLADIHTFKNRFRPASVQLQDHQCSQVIQGMLVCVSYTYSEDDIRFYDALVDTVDYKKHNYVNGEEECSCEFKVLWRHGPLDGIHTRTNIGSICKIQSGDVEKNTTLESFLKILREKLFMVSPSILSTPRSSVSVRKDNSDETHGSPASPVQHKQSATSCTSKGRGKRHSIQTTTTPRTYKGSISFCGGEMGEDMDLGGEPLSMKTEDTGNFHFILVENMEKNLSPLAVVDFIYRHTSVLTHAYVFPSSSPEPYTRGAIVADSRGKLEKINEFLHDPAHIIMSSRGRPWVMSEKMLRHGEFQTSFGGTMLKSEII; encoded by the exons ATGGAAGCTCCCTGTGTCGCTGATTTTCCTCCCGACATTACTGCTCCTTCTACCAACACCGACGTTCTAGtcccttccctggattaccgtTTCCCCTCCGATGATGCCTGGTATGGTGTTAGTTTGTTTCTCCAGGGAGAGACCCTTACCGTCAAATACAACGATTTCTCCCCAGAAGAAGATGACCATTTCTCTGCTTCTGATTTCAAGACCCTCGCAGATATCCATACCTTCAAGAACCGTTTCCGCCCCGCGTCGGTTCAGTTGCAGGACCACCAGTGCTCTCAAGTCATCCAAGGGATGTTGGTGTGTGTCTCTTATACCTATTCAGAGGATGACATTCGCTTCTACGACGCCTTAGTCGACACC GTGGATTATAAAAAACACAATTATGTTAATGGGGAAGAGGAATGCTCATGTGAGTTTAAGGTTTTATGGCGTCATGGCCCTCTTGATGGGATACATACACGAACTAACATTGGAAGTATTTGCAAAATCCAATCTGGAGATGTAGAAAAGAATACTACATTGGAATCTTTTTTGAAGATATTAAGAGAAAAACTGTTCATGGTTTCACCCAGCATTTTGTCCACACCCAGAAGTAGTGTTTCAGTGCGTAAAGATAATTCTGATGAAACTCATGGCTCACCAGCCTCACCTGTTCAACACAAACAAAGTGCAACTAGTTGTACAAGTAAAGGGCGG GGGAAAAGACATAGCATACAAACTACGACTACACCACGAACGTATAAAG GGAGCATTAGTTTCTGTGGAGGAGAGATGGGAGAAGATATGGACTTGGGCGGTGAACCTTTGTCAATGAAGACAGAAGATACAgggaattttcattttattctgGTTGAAAATATGGAAAAGAATCTATCCCCCTTAGCAGTTGTGGATTTCATATATAGACATACTTCTGTATTGACTCATGCTTATGTGTTTCCAAGTTCGTCACCGGAACCATATACAAGAGGAGCTATTGTTGCGGATAGCAGAGGGAAACTTGAAAAGATAAATGAATTTCTGCATGACCCTGCTCACATCATCATGTCATCAAGGGGAAG ACCATGGGTGATGTCTGAGAAGATGTTGAGACACGGAGAATTTCAGACCTCATTTGGGGGTACAATGTTGAAATCTGAG ATCATCTAA
- the LOC122059280 gene encoding uncharacterized protein LOC122059280 isoform X1 — translation MEAPCVADFPPDITAPSTNTDVLVPSLDYRFPSDDAWYGVSLFLQGETLTVKYNDFSPEEDDHFSASDFKTLADIHTFKNRFRPASVQLQDHQCSQVIQGMLVCVSYTYSEDDIRFYDALVDTVDYKKHNYVNGEEECSCEFKVLWRHGPLDGIHTRTNIGSICKIQSGDVEKNTTLESFLKILREKLFMVSPSILSTPRSSVSVRKDNSDETHGSPASPVQHKQSATSCTSKGRGKRHSIQTTTTPRTYKGSISFCGGEMGEDMDLGGEPLSMKTEDTGNFHFILVENMEKNLSPLAVVDFIYRHTSVLTHAYVFPSSSPEPYTRGAIVADSRGKLEKINEFLHDPAHIIMSSRGRIKDCFGISENLCEERVPLRWSIASMTTLFCTLMVFERPWVMSEKMLRHGEFQTSFGGTMLKSEDEQRDRNAEFDDIKLILYGTKEYKKAEQLKKSFMVFVDHLSGLYCRLKSDERKILQSFP, via the exons ATGGAAGCTCCCTGTGTCGCTGATTTTCCTCCCGACATTACTGCTCCTTCTACCAACACCGACGTTCTAGtcccttccctggattaccgtTTCCCCTCCGATGATGCCTGGTATGGTGTTAGTTTGTTTCTCCAGGGAGAGACCCTTACCGTCAAATACAACGATTTCTCCCCAGAAGAAGATGACCATTTCTCTGCTTCTGATTTCAAGACCCTCGCAGATATCCATACCTTCAAGAACCGTTTCCGCCCCGCGTCGGTTCAGTTGCAGGACCACCAGTGCTCTCAAGTCATCCAAGGGATGTTGGTGTGTGTCTCTTATACCTATTCAGAGGATGACATTCGCTTCTACGACGCCTTAGTCGACACC GTGGATTATAAAAAACACAATTATGTTAATGGGGAAGAGGAATGCTCATGTGAGTTTAAGGTTTTATGGCGTCATGGCCCTCTTGATGGGATACATACACGAACTAACATTGGAAGTATTTGCAAAATCCAATCTGGAGATGTAGAAAAGAATACTACATTGGAATCTTTTTTGAAGATATTAAGAGAAAAACTGTTCATGGTTTCACCCAGCATTTTGTCCACACCCAGAAGTAGTGTTTCAGTGCGTAAAGATAATTCTGATGAAACTCATGGCTCACCAGCCTCACCTGTTCAACACAAACAAAGTGCAACTAGTTGTACAAGTAAAGGGCGG GGGAAAAGACATAGCATACAAACTACGACTACACCACGAACGTATAAAG GGAGCATTAGTTTCTGTGGAGGAGAGATGGGAGAAGATATGGACTTGGGCGGTGAACCTTTGTCAATGAAGACAGAAGATACAgggaattttcattttattctgGTTGAAAATATGGAAAAGAATCTATCCCCCTTAGCAGTTGTGGATTTCATATATAGACATACTTCTGTATTGACTCATGCTTATGTGTTTCCAAGTTCGTCACCGGAACCATATACAAGAGGAGCTATTGTTGCGGATAGCAGAGGGAAACTTGAAAAGATAAATGAATTTCTGCATGACCCTGCTCACATCATCATGTCATCAAGGGGAAG AATCAAAGATTGCTTTGGGATATCAGAGAACTTATGTGAAGAGAGAGTTCCATTACGCTGGTCTATTGCATCCATGACTACATTATTTTGCACCTTAATGGTGTTTGAAAG ACCATGGGTGATGTCTGAGAAGATGTTGAGACACGGAGAATTTCAGACCTCATTTGGGGGTACAATGTTGAAATCTGAG GATGAACAAAGGGATAGAAATGCTGAATTTGATGATATAAAGTTAATCTTATATGGAACCAAAGAGTACAAGAAAGCCGAGCAATTAAAGAAGTCGTTTATGGTTTTTGTAGATCATCTAAGCGGCCTTTACTGCAGACTAAAATCAGATGAGAGGAAGATCTTGCAGTCATTCCCTTAA
- the LOC122058905 gene encoding CBS domain-containing protein CBSCBSPB5-like, whose product MSGQGGSSRKSITLSKSSSHGKKKALENGSSETGHTSISSSRSVIRSGERTVKHLRLSKALTIPENTTIIEGCRRMAARRVDALLLTDSNALLCGILTDKDIARRVIAHELNLEETPVSKVMTRNPVFVLSDTLAVEALQKMVLGKFRHLPVVESGEVIALLDIAKCLYDAIARMERAAEKGKAIAAAVEGVEKHWGTSISGSNTFIETLRERMFRPSLSTVIPENSKLVTVSPTDSVLTATKKMLEVHLSSAIVTVGNKPRGILTSKDILMRVIAQNLSPESTPMEKVMTPNPECATVDTPIVDALHTMHDGKFLHLPVVDRDGCIVAVIDVIHITHAAIATVRGTGSGVGNETANNVMQTFWDSAMALEPMDDEEETRSEGSLKLASDGTETGRFAPSGSFGLPNSFGFKIEDKKGWMHRFNSDVHSLTDLLTSILQRVGGDINRNHLPHISYEDEDHDKVVIASDGDLIAAVDHARQVGLKSLRLHLDYSGSDGQGCGGSRGLDYAHRDAWASAYSAVVAGAAVVAGLGVLAYLQRSS is encoded by the exons ATGAGTGGTCAAGGAGGTTCTTCCAGGAAGAGCATAACTCTGTCTAAGTCATCATCACATGGAAAGAAAAAAGCTTTGGAGAATGGAAGCAGTGAAACTGGGCATACATCGATTTCTTCATCTCGTTCCGT GATCCGATCTGGTGAGCGTACTGTAAAGCACTTGCGGCTATCAAAAGCCTTGACAATACCTGAAAATACTACCATCATTGAGGGTTGCCGTCGGATGGCTGCTCGTAGAGTTGATGCTTTATTGCTCACAGACTCAAATGCTTTACTTTGTGGAATTCTAACAGACAAG GATATAGCAAGAAGAGTAATTGCTCATGAGCTAAACCTTGAGGAAACACCTGTCTCCAAAGTCATGACAAGGAAcccagtttttgttctttcaGACACACTAGCTGTGGAAGCTCTGCAGAAGATGGTGCTAG GGAAATTTAGGCATTTGCCTGTTGTGGAGAGTGGAGAGGTGATTGCTTTACTTGATATAGCAAAGTGTCTATATGATGCAATTGCGCGCATGGAAAGAGCTGCTGAGAAGGGAAAGGCCATTGCTGCAGCTGTTGAAGGAGTGGAAAAGCATTGGGGGACTTCAATCTCTG GTTCTAACACATTCATTGAGACTCTTAGGGAGCGAATGTTTAGGCCTTCATTGTCTACTGTCATTCCAGAGAATTCAAA GTTAGTGACAGTTTCACCCACCGATTCAGTCTTAACTGCAACAAAAAAGATGCTCGAAGTTCATTTGAGCTCTGCAATTGTAACTGTTGGGAATAAACCTCGAGGAATTCTTAC TTCAAAAGATATTCTGATGCGGGTCATTGCACAAAATCTTTCGCCAGAGTCAACTCCTATGGAGAAG GTCATGACTCCAAATCCTGAATGTGCAACAGTTGATACACCAATTGTTGATGCTCTGCATACTATGCATGATGGGAAATTTTTACATCTTCCTGTTGTGGATCGAG ATGGATGCATTGTCGCTGTTATTGATGTAATCCATATCACTCATGCAGCTATAGCCACT GTGAGAGGCACGGGTAGTGGGGTTGGAAACGAGACAGCAAACAATGTGATGCAAACATTTTGGGATTCTGCCATGGCATTGGAACCtatggatgatgaagaagagacaCGGAG TGAGGGATCACTGAAATTGGCCTCTGATGGAACAGAGACTGGGAGATTTGCACCTTCTGGTTCATTTGGTTTGCCTAATAGCTTTGGCTTCAAGATTGAAGATAAAAAGGGCTGGATGCACAGATTCAACAGTG ATGTTCATAGTTTGACAGATCTTTTAACTTCCATCCTCCAAAGGGTGGGTGGCGACATTAATCGGAACCACTTGCCCCATATTTCG TATGAAGACGAAGATCATGATAAAGTCGTGATTGCATCCGATGGTGATCTTATAGCAGCTGTGGACCATGCAAGGCAGGTCGGTTTGAAG AGTTTGAGGTTGCATCTAGATTATTCAGGGTCAGATGGTCAGGGTTGTGGTGGTTCAAGAGGTTTAGATTATGCACACCGAGACGCATGGGCTTCTGCATACAGTGCTGTTGTAGCAGGGGCTGCAGTCGTTGCTGGACTTGGTGTATTGGCATATTTGCAGAGATCCAGTTAG
- the LOC122059280 gene encoding uncharacterized protein LOC122059280 isoform X2, giving the protein MEAPCVADFPPDITAPSTNTDVLVPSLDYRFPSDDAWYGVSLFLQGETLTVKYNDFSPEEDDHFSASDFKTLADIHTFKNRFRPASVQLQDHQCSQVIQGMLVCVSYTYSEDDIRFYDALVDTVDYKKHNYVNGEEECSCEFKVLWRHGPLDGIHTRTNIGSICKIQSGDVEKNTTLESFLKILREKLFMVSPSILSTPRSSVSVRKDNSDETHGSPASPVQHKQSATSCTSKGRGKRHSIQTTTTPRTYKGSISFCGGEMGEDMDLGGEPLSMKTEDTGNFHFILVENMEKNLSPLAVVDFIYRHTSVLTHAYVFPSSSPEPYTRGAIVADSRGKLEKINEFLHDPAHIIMSSRGRPWVMSEKMLRHGEFQTSFGGTMLKSEDEQRDRNAEFDDIKLILYGTKEYKKAEQLKKSFMVFVDHLSGLYCRLKSDERKILQSFP; this is encoded by the exons ATGGAAGCTCCCTGTGTCGCTGATTTTCCTCCCGACATTACTGCTCCTTCTACCAACACCGACGTTCTAGtcccttccctggattaccgtTTCCCCTCCGATGATGCCTGGTATGGTGTTAGTTTGTTTCTCCAGGGAGAGACCCTTACCGTCAAATACAACGATTTCTCCCCAGAAGAAGATGACCATTTCTCTGCTTCTGATTTCAAGACCCTCGCAGATATCCATACCTTCAAGAACCGTTTCCGCCCCGCGTCGGTTCAGTTGCAGGACCACCAGTGCTCTCAAGTCATCCAAGGGATGTTGGTGTGTGTCTCTTATACCTATTCAGAGGATGACATTCGCTTCTACGACGCCTTAGTCGACACC GTGGATTATAAAAAACACAATTATGTTAATGGGGAAGAGGAATGCTCATGTGAGTTTAAGGTTTTATGGCGTCATGGCCCTCTTGATGGGATACATACACGAACTAACATTGGAAGTATTTGCAAAATCCAATCTGGAGATGTAGAAAAGAATACTACATTGGAATCTTTTTTGAAGATATTAAGAGAAAAACTGTTCATGGTTTCACCCAGCATTTTGTCCACACCCAGAAGTAGTGTTTCAGTGCGTAAAGATAATTCTGATGAAACTCATGGCTCACCAGCCTCACCTGTTCAACACAAACAAAGTGCAACTAGTTGTACAAGTAAAGGGCGG GGGAAAAGACATAGCATACAAACTACGACTACACCACGAACGTATAAAG GGAGCATTAGTTTCTGTGGAGGAGAGATGGGAGAAGATATGGACTTGGGCGGTGAACCTTTGTCAATGAAGACAGAAGATACAgggaattttcattttattctgGTTGAAAATATGGAAAAGAATCTATCCCCCTTAGCAGTTGTGGATTTCATATATAGACATACTTCTGTATTGACTCATGCTTATGTGTTTCCAAGTTCGTCACCGGAACCATATACAAGAGGAGCTATTGTTGCGGATAGCAGAGGGAAACTTGAAAAGATAAATGAATTTCTGCATGACCCTGCTCACATCATCATGTCATCAAGGGGAAG ACCATGGGTGATGTCTGAGAAGATGTTGAGACACGGAGAATTTCAGACCTCATTTGGGGGTACAATGTTGAAATCTGAG GATGAACAAAGGGATAGAAATGCTGAATTTGATGATATAAAGTTAATCTTATATGGAACCAAAGAGTACAAGAAAGCCGAGCAATTAAAGAAGTCGTTTATGGTTTTTGTAGATCATCTAAGCGGCCTTTACTGCAGACTAAAATCAGATGAGAGGAAGATCTTGCAGTCATTCCCTTAA